One Pseudoalteromonas sp. UG3-2 DNA window includes the following coding sequences:
- the thrA gene encoding bifunctional aspartate kinase/homoserine dehydrogenase I, whose protein sequence is MRVLKFGGSSLKDYACLQSVSALVKDYGGQQGLVVLSAPGGMTDQLVELATLAASGTDFEPQWQALTSRCQQLYQQVEQDYGSVLQWPDFAALKQQLDGVKLLRYCPEQVEAFVISFGERVSVALMTTMLQAEAIALDAVACVKTQGGYVDAEVDLKLSRLCFSEMVRSQASRFYVMAGFTGSNEAGELTTLGRNGSDYSAAVAAACLDAEVCQIWTDVDGVYSADPRLIKKAMKVDVLSYKEAMELSYFGAKVLHPKTILPCAKADVPCEIKNTHAPDVPGSVICAQGGGEAPVKALSSLDNLAMLTVAGPGMKGKVGMAARVFSALAADNVSIVLITQSSCEFSISFCVHEQDLDLALQALEHAFELETQAGLIDPIEVQRNLAIVTLVGDNMRAHKGLAAKFFASLAQAQVNIVAIAQDSTESAISAVVDGELCQDAVKVCHENFFTHMPSIDVFLIGCGLVGQELMQQFHKQQTWLEQRNIRLNLYGIANLSKCYLDSEGVPFDNWSLALQQAQTGFDLAKLSQFVKENHLINPVIVDCSASQQVADNYLDFLNAGFHVVAANKKANTGSYQYYQALQQAALDKRRHFLYETNVGAGLPVLDNLKLLFGAGDELLSFNGILSGSLSYIFGVLSDGLTLSQATEKAKQNGFTEPDPRDDLSGTDVARKLLIIARESGLALELEDIEVESVLPDSFAKGASVDEFMQQLPQLDAAFAERIAAASREGKVLRYVGTIEQGKCRVGIEAVDACHALYDIRDGENALAILSQYYQPKPVVIRGYGAGAEVTSAGVFADILKTLSR, encoded by the coding sequence ATGCGAGTACTAAAATTTGGAGGGTCGTCCCTCAAAGATTATGCCTGTTTACAAAGTGTCAGTGCTTTGGTCAAAGATTACGGGGGTCAACAAGGGCTTGTGGTGTTATCGGCACCGGGTGGCATGACTGATCAATTGGTTGAGCTAGCAACCCTTGCCGCTAGCGGCACTGACTTTGAGCCACAATGGCAAGCGTTAACCAGCCGTTGTCAGCAGCTTTACCAACAAGTTGAGCAAGACTATGGTAGCGTTTTACAGTGGCCCGATTTTGCGGCTTTAAAACAGCAACTTGATGGGGTCAAGCTATTACGTTATTGCCCTGAGCAAGTTGAGGCCTTTGTTATTAGCTTTGGTGAGCGGGTGAGCGTGGCCTTGATGACGACGATGTTGCAAGCCGAGGCCATTGCACTGGATGCCGTTGCTTGTGTTAAAACGCAAGGGGGCTATGTCGATGCCGAAGTAGATCTTAAGCTTAGTCGCTTGTGCTTTAGTGAAATGGTACGCTCGCAAGCCTCTCGCTTTTATGTCATGGCTGGGTTTACTGGCAGTAATGAAGCCGGTGAGCTCACAACTCTGGGTCGAAATGGCTCAGACTATTCGGCTGCCGTCGCTGCCGCCTGTTTAGATGCCGAAGTATGCCAAATCTGGACAGACGTAGATGGGGTATACAGTGCTGACCCTAGACTGATAAAAAAAGCCATGAAAGTAGACGTACTGTCTTATAAAGAAGCCATGGAGCTGTCTTATTTTGGTGCTAAGGTGTTACACCCAAAAACCATTCTCCCTTGCGCTAAAGCCGATGTACCTTGTGAAATAAAAAATACTCATGCGCCAGACGTTCCAGGCTCTGTGATTTGTGCTCAAGGGGGAGGAGAAGCCCCGGTCAAAGCGTTATCAAGCCTCGATAATTTAGCTATGCTAACGGTGGCGGGTCCTGGCATGAAAGGCAAAGTGGGCATGGCCGCACGGGTGTTCTCTGCCTTAGCTGCCGATAACGTTTCTATCGTCCTCATTACCCAATCCTCGTGTGAGTTCAGTATTAGCTTTTGTGTTCATGAACAAGATTTAGACCTAGCATTACAGGCATTAGAGCACGCCTTTGAATTGGAAACGCAAGCTGGGCTGATTGACCCCATTGAAGTGCAAAGGAACCTGGCGATTGTCACGCTAGTAGGTGATAACATGCGAGCACACAAAGGTTTGGCCGCAAAGTTTTTCGCCTCGTTAGCGCAAGCTCAAGTGAACATTGTCGCCATCGCCCAAGACTCTACTGAAAGCGCCATCTCTGCGGTGGTCGACGGCGAGCTGTGCCAAGACGCCGTAAAAGTGTGTCATGAAAACTTTTTCACCCACATGCCATCCATCGATGTGTTCTTAATAGGTTGTGGCTTGGTGGGACAAGAGCTAATGCAGCAGTTTCATAAGCAGCAAACTTGGCTTGAACAGCGCAACATTCGTTTAAATCTGTATGGCATTGCCAACTTATCAAAGTGCTATTTAGACAGTGAAGGTGTGCCTTTTGATAATTGGTCATTGGCATTACAGCAGGCGCAAACGGGTTTTGATTTGGCTAAGTTAAGTCAGTTTGTTAAGGAGAACCATTTAATTAACCCGGTGATCGTGGATTGCAGTGCCTCACAACAGGTTGCAGACAACTACCTCGATTTTCTTAATGCCGGCTTTCATGTGGTGGCGGCAAACAAAAAGGCCAACACCGGCTCTTATCAATATTATCAGGCGCTGCAACAAGCTGCCTTGGATAAGCGTCGCCACTTTTTATATGAAACCAATGTTGGAGCAGGGCTGCCGGTATTAGATAACCTCAAGTTACTATTTGGCGCCGGGGACGAGCTATTATCATTCAATGGTATTTTATCTGGCTCATTGTCTTATATTTTTGGTGTCTTGTCTGACGGCTTAACCCTGTCACAAGCCACGGAAAAAGCGAAACAAAATGGCTTTACCGAGCCAGATCCTCGCGACGACCTGTCGGGCACCGATGTGGCGCGTAAACTGCTTATTATCGCCAGAGAGTCAGGGTTGGCACTGGAGCTTGAGGACATCGAGGTCGAATCCGTGTTGCCGGATAGCTTTGCTAAAGGAGCCAGTGTCGATGAGTTTATGCAGCAGTTACCGCAATTAGACGCCGCCTTTGCAGAGCGCATCGCCGCAGCTAGCCGAGAGGGCAAAGTGCTACGCTACGTTGGCACCATTGAGCAAGGTAAGTGTCGAGTCGGAATTGAAGCAGTAGATGCATGCCATGCATTATATGATATTCGCGATGGTGAAAATGCCTTGGCTATTCTTAGTCAGTACTATCAGCCCAAACCTGTGGTGATTCGCGGTTATGGTGCCGGAGCTGAAGTGACTTCAGCAGGTGTATTCGCTGATATTCTAAAAACATTGTCGCGCTAG
- the thrB gene encoding homoserine kinase, which translates to MKTFYAPASMGNFCVGFDALGAAIQPIDGSLLGDQVSIEAAATDSFSCIGPYADKLSPQPEDNLAYQCWQHFKQQVAPTMPAAAMTLHKGLPVGSGLGSSACSVVAAFAALNDFANTQLSREAMIELMADFEAKVSGGRHYDNITPCYLGGLQLTADCIAGKALQLDCNASWYFVIAYPGFALNTAKARAALASQVSLGDTIEFAQRLSGFCVLMQSGRFDEALSMMQDTIAEAARAPLIPGFYEAKQALENHVAELVSISGAGPTLFALCTSLDSAKQAQTWLQQHYINEAGFSHICQLDNKGTRELGEQG; encoded by the coding sequence ATGAAAACATTTTATGCTCCTGCCTCGATGGGAAATTTCTGTGTCGGCTTTGATGCTCTGGGCGCTGCGATACAGCCGATTGATGGTTCCTTACTGGGCGATCAGGTGAGCATTGAAGCAGCCGCGACAGACAGCTTTAGCTGTATTGGTCCATACGCTGACAAGCTTTCTCCACAGCCTGAAGACAACCTTGCTTATCAGTGCTGGCAGCACTTTAAACAGCAGGTAGCGCCCACCATGCCAGCCGCGGCAATGACCTTACATAAAGGATTGCCAGTGGGCTCGGGGTTAGGCTCCAGTGCCTGCTCTGTGGTGGCTGCGTTTGCGGCGCTTAATGACTTTGCCAACACTCAGCTTTCCCGCGAGGCGATGATAGAACTTATGGCTGATTTTGAAGCGAAAGTCAGTGGTGGTCGTCATTACGACAACATCACACCCTGTTACTTAGGCGGCTTACAGCTGACTGCTGATTGCATTGCCGGCAAAGCCTTACAGCTTGACTGCAATGCCAGCTGGTATTTTGTTATTGCTTACCCAGGTTTTGCCTTGAATACGGCCAAGGCACGTGCTGCATTGGCCTCGCAGGTTTCGCTTGGCGATACTATCGAGTTTGCCCAACGCCTGTCTGGGTTTTGTGTACTTATGCAAAGCGGACGCTTTGATGAAGCACTGAGCATGATGCAAGACACCATTGCCGAAGCGGCACGAGCGCCGTTAATTCCTGGCTTTTATGAAGCAAAACAAGCGCTTGAAAACCATGTTGCTGAGCTTGTAAGTATTTCTGGGGCCGGCCCAACGCTGTTTGCGCTATGCACCTCATTGGATAGCGCTAAGCAAGCACAAACGTGGTTGCAGCAGCACTACATTAATGAAGCTGGGTTTAGTCATATTTGCCAACTTGATAATAAAGGCACAAGAGAATTGGGGGAGCAGGGATAA
- the thrC gene encoding threonine synthase: protein MKLENLKDRQQVVSFIEAVKVGLGRDQGVFFPKQLTPLADIESLLEQPFVERSSKILQHLIGDELPADSINSLVANAFNFPAKLVPVAAQQYCLELFHGPTLAFKDFGGRLMAECIGMFSQGERVTILTATSGDTGAAVAHAFYNKENVDVVILYPHGKISLAQQKLFTTLGGNIHCYAVDGSFDDCQAMVKSAFLDDEVKQKLGLNSANSINISRLLAQVCYYFEALAQLPKAERNKIHISVPSGNFGNVCAAMIAAAIGLPIAKLSATTNQNDTVPRYIDSGEWAPNATLESLSNAMDVSKPNNWPRVETMLERGNFSKHDFYSCSVSEQRTREVMLELLAQGYLAEPHTAIAYEGLQRDSEPQATGIFLATAHPAKFKESVENVINQEIEMPEALAEALQKPCLAEPLSADYSALKDAMMAKLL, encoded by the coding sequence ATGAAATTAGAGAATTTAAAAGATAGACAACAAGTGGTGTCATTTATTGAGGCAGTAAAAGTGGGCTTGGGCCGTGATCAGGGAGTGTTTTTTCCAAAGCAGTTAACGCCATTAGCAGACATCGAGAGTTTGCTTGAGCAACCCTTTGTAGAGCGGAGCAGCAAAATTTTACAACACCTCATTGGTGATGAGCTACCGGCCGATAGCATTAACAGTTTGGTGGCAAATGCATTTAACTTTCCTGCGAAACTCGTTCCAGTTGCAGCACAGCAATACTGTTTGGAGCTGTTCCATGGCCCCACGCTAGCGTTTAAAGACTTTGGCGGGCGCTTGATGGCAGAGTGCATTGGCATGTTTAGCCAAGGAGAGCGGGTCACTATTCTAACGGCCACCAGTGGCGACACGGGAGCAGCCGTTGCCCACGCTTTTTATAACAAAGAAAACGTGGATGTGGTGATCCTCTATCCCCACGGTAAAATCTCTTTGGCTCAGCAAAAACTGTTTACTACCCTTGGTGGCAATATCCATTGTTATGCGGTAGATGGCAGCTTTGACGACTGCCAAGCTATGGTTAAATCGGCATTTTTAGATGATGAGGTAAAGCAAAAGCTGGGGCTCAATTCAGCAAACTCGATCAATATTAGTCGCCTGCTAGCACAGGTGTGTTATTACTTTGAAGCACTCGCGCAATTGCCTAAAGCTGAGCGTAACAAGATACACATTTCTGTGCCCAGTGGTAACTTTGGCAATGTCTGTGCGGCGATGATTGCAGCAGCCATTGGCTTGCCAATTGCAAAGCTCAGTGCCACAACCAACCAAAATGACACAGTGCCGCGTTATATTGACTCTGGTGAGTGGGCACCGAACGCCACATTAGAGTCACTGTCCAATGCGATGGACGTGAGCAAACCTAATAACTGGCCTCGGGTAGAAACCATGTTAGAGAGAGGGAATTTTAGCAAACATGACTTTTATTCATGTTCGGTGTCAGAGCAGCGAACTCGAGAAGTTATGCTGGAGCTACTGGCTCAGGGCTACTTGGCTGAACCACACACGGCCATTGCTTACGAAGGGTTGCAACGAGACAGTGAGCCACAAGCAACCGGTATTTTTCTCGCCACGGCTCATCCGGCAAAATTTAAAGAGTCGGTTGAAAATGTTATAAATCAAGAGATTGAGATGCCTGAAGCGCTTGCTGAAGCCTTGCAAAAACCGTGTTTAGCAGAGCCACTCAGCGCTGACTACTCGGCGTTAAAAGATGCCATGATGGCCAAGTTACTGTGA
- the glyA gene encoding serine hydroxymethyltransferase, which translates to MLERNMNIADFDPELHAAIAAETSRQEEHIELIASENYCSPRVLEAQGSQLTNKYAEGYPGKRYYGGCEHVDVVEQLAIDRANELFGSTYANVQPHAGSQANAAVFQALLQPHDTVLGMSLAHGGHLTHGSHVNFSGKTYNAIQYGLNEETGEIDYAQVEALALEHKPKMIIGGFSAYSGIVDWAKFREIADKVGAYLLVDMAHVAGLVAAGVYPSPVPHAHVVTTTTHKTLAGPRGGLIISACGDEDIYKKLNSAVFPGGQGGPLCHVIAAKAVAFKEALEPEFKAYQTQVVKNAQAMVEVLQQRGYKVVSGKTDNHLFLLDLIDKDITGKDADAALGNANITVNKNSVPNDPRSPFVTSGLRIGSPAITRRGFKEAESKELAGWICDVLDNINDPAVQAQVKEKVKAICAKLPVYA; encoded by the coding sequence ATGTTAGAACGTAACATGAACATCGCAGATTTTGATCCTGAACTACATGCAGCGATTGCGGCGGAAACTTCGCGCCAAGAAGAGCACATCGAGCTTATCGCCTCAGAAAACTACTGTAGTCCACGTGTTCTTGAAGCACAGGGATCGCAGTTAACCAATAAATATGCTGAGGGTTATCCAGGTAAGCGTTATTACGGTGGTTGTGAGCACGTTGATGTGGTTGAACAATTAGCCATAGACCGCGCTAACGAACTATTTGGTTCAACCTACGCAAACGTGCAACCACACGCAGGTTCGCAAGCCAATGCAGCGGTTTTCCAAGCGCTACTTCAGCCACACGATACCGTACTAGGTATGAGCCTGGCACACGGTGGCCACTTAACTCATGGTTCGCACGTAAACTTCTCTGGTAAAACCTATAACGCCATTCAATATGGCCTAAACGAAGAAACCGGTGAAATTGATTACGCTCAGGTTGAAGCATTAGCTCTTGAGCACAAGCCAAAAATGATCATTGGCGGTTTCTCTGCTTATTCAGGTATTGTTGATTGGGCTAAGTTCCGCGAGATTGCTGATAAAGTAGGTGCTTACTTACTGGTTGATATGGCACACGTAGCAGGCCTTGTTGCCGCGGGTGTTTACCCAAGTCCAGTGCCTCACGCCCACGTAGTTACCACCACAACGCACAAAACGCTAGCAGGCCCACGTGGTGGTCTGATCATTTCAGCTTGTGGTGACGAAGATATCTACAAAAAGCTAAACAGTGCGGTTTTCCCTGGTGGTCAAGGTGGTCCTTTGTGTCACGTAATTGCGGCTAAAGCAGTGGCGTTCAAAGAAGCACTTGAGCCAGAGTTCAAAGCATACCAAACCCAAGTGGTAAAAAATGCCCAGGCAATGGTAGAAGTACTGCAACAGCGCGGCTACAAAGTGGTTTCTGGTAAAACCGATAACCACTTATTCCTGCTTGACCTGATTGACAAAGACATCACGGGTAAAGACGCAGATGCGGCACTGGGTAATGCCAATATCACGGTAAATAAAAACTCAGTACCGAATGACCCGCGTTCACCGTTTGTTACTTCTGGTCTGCGTATCGGCTCGCCGGCTATCACCCGTCGTGGCTTTAAAGAAGCGGAATCGAAAGAGCTTGCAGGTTGGATTTGTGACGTCTTAGATAACATCAACGACCCAGCGGTTCAGGCCCAAGTGAAAGAAAAAGTAAAAGCAATTTGTGCTAAATTACCGGTTTACGCATAA
- the nrdR gene encoding transcriptional regulator NrdR — protein sequence MHCPFCTAKDTKVIDSRLIASGHQVRRRRECILCHERFTTFEGAELLMPRVIKQDGSREPFNEDKLLNGMHRALEKRPVSTEQIEEVVHKIKSQIRGTGEREVSSDLIGECIMESLKKLDKVAYVRFASVYRSFEDIREFGEEIARLGD from the coding sequence ATGCATTGCCCATTTTGTACAGCCAAAGACACCAAAGTGATCGATTCCAGATTGATCGCATCCGGTCATCAAGTTCGCCGCCGCCGTGAGTGCATTTTATGCCATGAGCGCTTTACCACCTTTGAAGGCGCTGAACTGCTTATGCCCAGAGTGATAAAACAAGATGGTTCGCGTGAGCCTTTTAACGAAGACAAACTTCTCAATGGTATGCATCGGGCACTAGAAAAGCGTCCCGTCAGCACCGAACAAATAGAAGAAGTGGTACATAAAATTAAGTCGCAAATTCGTGGCACTGGCGAGCGCGAAGTGTCCAGTGACTTGATTGGCGAATGTATCATGGAGTCATTAAAAAAACTCGATAAAGTGGCGTATGTGCGCTTTGCTTCTGTGTATCGCTCGTTTGAAGATATTCGTGAATTTGGCGAAGAAATTGCGAGGCTAGGAGATTGA
- the ribD gene encoding bifunctional diaminohydroxyphosphoribosylaminopyrimidine deaminase/5-amino-6-(5-phosphoribosylamino)uracil reductase RibD, which translates to MSQSFSPQDQAYMQRAIALAKRGQFTTSPNPNVGCVIVKNDEIVGEGAHLKAGEPHAEVHALRMAGARAQGATAYVTLEPCSHYGRTPPCAEGLIKAKVAKVIAAMVDPNPEVAGRGLAMLQDAGIDTASGLLEQQAVELNRGFLKRMATAMPFVSCKLAASLDGKTALNNGQSKWITSEPARLDVQQHRAQSCAILSGADTVLVDNARLNVRSEFATQVEYPLTQIRQPLRAVIDSANRLTPDLAFFQIAAPIVIFRRTIDNSHDWPHYVEQIVIPEVAGKLDLQAILLTLGDKQCNAVWLEAGATLCGAMHEQNLIDEYIVYLAPKIIGPGRGLFNTSELTQMSDIAELQFNAVSQIGPDIKIIASKEK; encoded by the coding sequence TTGAGCCAGTCGTTTAGCCCACAAGACCAAGCCTATATGCAGCGCGCCATTGCGCTGGCAAAGCGTGGTCAGTTTACCACCAGTCCTAATCCCAATGTTGGCTGCGTGATTGTTAAAAACGATGAAATTGTTGGTGAAGGCGCGCACTTGAAAGCAGGCGAGCCCCATGCTGAAGTGCATGCACTGCGAATGGCAGGCGCGCGTGCCCAAGGGGCCACCGCTTATGTGACATTAGAGCCATGCAGTCACTATGGCCGCACGCCACCCTGTGCTGAGGGGCTGATCAAAGCCAAAGTGGCCAAAGTCATTGCCGCGATGGTGGACCCCAACCCCGAAGTCGCTGGGCGCGGTCTGGCGATGTTACAAGACGCTGGCATTGACACCGCTTCAGGGTTGTTAGAGCAGCAAGCGGTAGAGCTTAATCGTGGTTTTTTAAAGCGTATGGCAACAGCAATGCCGTTTGTGAGCTGTAAATTAGCGGCCTCACTGGACGGTAAAACGGCGCTGAATAATGGCCAAAGTAAATGGATCACCTCTGAGCCCGCTCGCCTGGACGTACAACAACATCGCGCCCAAAGCTGCGCCATTCTCAGCGGCGCCGATACCGTGCTTGTAGACAATGCCCGATTAAACGTGCGCAGTGAATTTGCCACGCAAGTAGAGTATCCATTAACGCAAATTCGCCAACCGCTGCGCGCCGTGATTGACTCTGCGAATCGTTTGACCCCAGACTTGGCGTTTTTTCAAATTGCTGCACCGATAGTTATTTTCCGTCGTACTATTGATAATTCACACGATTGGCCTCATTACGTAGAACAAATTGTTATACCTGAAGTGGCAGGAAAGCTGGATTTGCAGGCGATCTTGCTGACGCTCGGTGACAAACAATGTAATGCCGTGTGGCTCGAGGCTGGAGCTACTTTGTGTGGTGCCATGCATGAGCAAAACCTAATTGATGAATACATTGTTTATTTGGCACCTAAAATCATAGGTCCAGGGCGGGGGTTATTTAATACATCGGAACTGACTCAGATGAGTGACATCGCTGAGCTGCAATTTAATGCCGTGAGCCAAATTGGCCCAGATATAAAAATCATCGCAAGTAAAGAGAAGTAA
- a CDS encoding riboflavin synthase — MFTGIVEATGKISELQLQGGDLIVRISSSSLDMQDVELGDSIATNGVCLTVTAKFNDGFRADVSNETRALTLFSEYQKGQLVNLEKALQPTSRLGGHLVSGHIDGVAEVVAINPNARATEYWLETKPELMKYIPYKGSVAIDGISLTVNAVEENKFKLTIVPHTAQETTVAGFQVGSKVNLEVDQIARYLERLIHAEQGAASGSTLTTSLLAKAGFIK; from the coding sequence ATGTTTACAGGTATTGTTGAAGCAACAGGTAAAATTAGCGAGCTACAGTTACAAGGCGGTGATTTAATTGTCAGAATTTCTAGCTCGTCACTGGATATGCAGGATGTGGAATTAGGCGATAGCATTGCCACCAATGGTGTGTGCTTGACCGTGACGGCAAAGTTTAACGACGGTTTCCGTGCCGATGTCTCTAATGAAACACGGGCGCTAACGCTGTTTTCTGAATACCAAAAAGGTCAACTGGTGAACCTTGAAAAGGCGCTACAGCCGACTTCGCGTTTAGGTGGTCACTTGGTCTCCGGGCACATCGATGGCGTTGCTGAAGTGGTGGCGATTAACCCTAATGCCAGAGCCACGGAGTATTGGTTAGAAACCAAACCTGAGCTAATGAAATACATCCCCTATAAGGGATCTGTTGCTATTGACGGTATCAGCCTAACGGTGAATGCCGTAGAAGAGAATAAATTTAAATTGACCATAGTGCCACATACGGCACAAGAAACCACCGTAGCGGGGTTTCAGGTTGGGTCAAAGGTCAACCTTGAAGTTGACCAAATTGCGCGCTACCTCGAAAGGTTAATTCATGCCGAGCAAGGCGCAGCCAGCGGTTCTACTCTCACAACAAGTTTATTGGCGAAAGCTGGCTTTATAAAGTAG
- the ribBA gene encoding bifunctional 3,4-dihydroxy-2-butanone-4-phosphate synthase/GTP cyclohydrolase II → MSLNTAEEIIADIKAGKMVILMDDEDRENEGDLIIAAEHITPDAINFMATYGRGLICLTMTQERCEQLNLPLMVKSNGAQFSTNFTLSIEAAKGVTTGISAADRARTVQAAVAKGAVPEDIVQPGHIFPIMAQPGGVLTRAGHTEAGCDLARLAGLEPSSVIVEILNPDGTMARRPQLEVFANEHGIKIGTIADLIEYRNLNETTIEKVAQCKLPTEYGEFNLVTYKDTIDNQLHYAMIKGEVKSDAANLVRVHLQSTFNDILHSDRSADRSWTLPSAMQYIAEHDGVLVILGKQEHSEDIEALVKAFAAEDAGEKVNYRKFQGTSRTVGVGSQILADLGIQKMRLMSLPKKYHALSGFHLEVVEYVEPQ, encoded by the coding sequence ATGAGTTTAAACACTGCTGAGGAAATCATTGCTGACATTAAAGCCGGTAAAATGGTGATTTTAATGGATGATGAAGACCGAGAAAATGAAGGTGATCTGATCATTGCGGCAGAACACATTACACCAGACGCAATCAATTTCATGGCGACCTACGGCCGCGGTTTAATCTGTTTGACTATGACTCAGGAGCGTTGTGAGCAATTAAACTTACCGCTGATGGTAAAGTCGAATGGCGCGCAATTTTCCACTAACTTTACTTTGTCTATCGAAGCGGCAAAGGGAGTCACTACCGGGATCTCAGCCGCTGACCGCGCGCGCACTGTTCAGGCTGCCGTTGCCAAAGGCGCAGTACCAGAAGACATTGTGCAACCAGGGCACATTTTCCCTATTATGGCGCAGCCAGGTGGGGTATTAACCCGTGCAGGGCACACCGAAGCAGGCTGTGACTTAGCCAGGCTTGCTGGTCTTGAGCCGTCATCGGTGATCGTCGAAATTCTCAATCCCGATGGTACCATGGCACGTCGCCCGCAATTGGAAGTGTTTGCTAACGAACATGGCATTAAAATTGGCACCATTGCCGATTTAATTGAGTACCGCAACCTTAATGAAACCACCATTGAAAAAGTGGCACAGTGCAAGCTGCCGACTGAATATGGTGAGTTTAATCTAGTGACTTACAAAGACACCATCGACAATCAACTGCACTACGCCATGATTAAAGGCGAAGTGAAAAGCGATGCTGCCAACCTAGTTCGAGTGCACTTGCAAAGCACCTTTAATGATATTTTGCATTCAGACCGCAGTGCTGACAGAAGTTGGACTTTGCCAAGTGCCATGCAATACATCGCCGAGCACGATGGCGTGTTGGTGATTTTAGGTAAACAAGAGCACAGCGAAGACATCGAAGCTTTGGTTAAAGCCTTTGCCGCAGAAGATGCCGGTGAAAAAGTGAATTACCGCAAGTTTCAAGGCACCTCGCGTACCGTAGGGGTGGGCTCACAAATTTTGGCGGATTTGGGGATCCAAAAAATGCGCCTAATGAGCTTACCGAAAAAGTATCACGCGCTGTCGGGCTTCCACCTCGAAGTGGTTGAATACGTAGAACCGCAATAA
- the ribH gene encoding 6,7-dimethyl-8-ribityllumazine synthase, whose amino-acid sequence MKVIEGNKYAPGKKFAIVISRFNDFIGSSLLEGAVDELKRTGGVSEDDITVVYVPGAVELPLAAKRIAMKKEHDAIIALGVIIRGGTPHFDLVANESNKGLASVSLDYDVPVAFGVLTTESIEQAIERAGTKMGNKGGEAALGALEMVNVLEQI is encoded by the coding sequence ATGAAAGTAATCGAAGGTAATAAATACGCACCAGGCAAAAAATTTGCCATTGTCATTTCACGCTTTAATGATTTTATTGGCAGCAGCTTGTTAGAAGGCGCCGTTGATGAATTAAAACGCACCGGCGGTGTGAGTGAAGATGATATTACGGTTGTATATGTACCTGGCGCTGTAGAGCTACCACTGGCGGCAAAACGCATTGCAATGAAAAAAGAGCATGATGCTATCATTGCCCTAGGCGTGATTATTCGCGGCGGTACACCTCACTTTGATTTAGTCGCTAACGAGTCAAACAAAGGCTTAGCCAGTGTTTCACTCGACTACGATGTTCCTGTGGCTTTTGGCGTACTGACTACTGAAAGCATTGAGCAAGCCATAGAGCGCGCGGGCACCAAAATGGGCAACAAAGGCGGCGAAGCTGCTCTTGGTGCACTGGAAATGGTGAACGTGCTTGAGCAAATTTAA
- the nusB gene encoding transcription antitermination factor NusB yields the protein MKPAARRKARVLALQAIYSWQLSGNPIADIEQQMLIENDVSKVDVEYFKDLARGVVVNQKQLDEVIAPHLARPLAELDMVELAVLRVSAYELKFREDVPYKVAINEGIELAKMFGAEESHKFVNGVLDKAVKFIRR from the coding sequence GTGAAACCAGCAGCTAGACGCAAAGCACGTGTACTCGCTTTACAAGCTATTTATTCATGGCAGCTAAGTGGCAATCCAATTGCCGATATTGAACAGCAAATGCTTATCGAGAACGACGTCAGCAAAGTTGATGTCGAATACTTTAAAGACTTGGCTCGTGGTGTGGTGGTAAACCAAAAGCAATTGGATGAAGTCATTGCACCACACCTAGCACGCCCACTTGCTGAGCTCGATATGGTCGAGCTTGCGGTGTTACGAGTAAGCGCTTATGAGCTTAAGTTCCGCGAAGATGTACCATACAAAGTGGCCATCAACGAGGGCATTGAGCTGGCGAAGATGTTTGGTGCTGAAGAAAGTCACAAGTTCGTTAATGGCGTACTAGATAAAGCCGTTAAGTTTATACGCAGGTAA